The Paenibacillus amylolyticus genome contains the following window.
AACTGAGATATACACCCTGGATTTACGCGACGGAGCAGGACATTCCGGAAGTGCTATCCCCTTCAGCGCTGCTAAACCAATCCGCCCAGACCATTGAGTTATTTGAGCCCATGAGGTTATACAAACAGCATTCCAGTTACGAACCGATCCGGCTCCATCATCTTCTTGATGGATTACGGGAACCAGCTTCCGTCATTCTCTTACCATCGGTCTCAACCAGGAATGAAACGTGGTTCAATGGCGATAAAAACCCACCCCTTGTTAGAATGGATGGATTTTATGTCATTTCCCAAGGCAAAAGTCAGGGTAGAGTTGCGGGAGCAGATGCAGACGGTACACGATACGTAAATTATGAACGCGTTCATCACTATCCATTGTACGTGTATGGGAATGGTAGGAAGACTCCTGATCTAACCTTAATGCTTCGGAATCCCAAGACTAGAATTAAGGCGAAGAAACAAGGAGACGGCGTCACATTCAATCTGGTTACCACAGTCAAAAGTTCCATCATCGAAGACCATGGAGCCCCACGCACGCCTCATGCCATGGAGCTGGAAGCCGAAAAACAGATCAAATCCCAAATCCGAGATACGTTCGAAAAAACCAAGGCACGCAAGATTGATTCATACGGTCTTGTGGAACATCTCTATCGCAACAATTTACCCTTATGGCAGGAATTCGCCAAACGAGATGATCCCCTCGAACGTTTCAAGCTTGGCAAAGTAGAGGTCCATGTGGATATTCTGAATGCGAGCACGTATAGATACAGTAACTAAATAAGACCGGTGACCTGCATTACATGCAAAGTTATCGGTCTTCTTTTGGGTTGAATTCCATGCCAAGTCGTAATTCTATTCTAATGGATACGCCATGACACTCATCAGAGCCAATTCCGGCTGGGTCGTGTCCAAACGGCTGTACTGGATAATGACAGGTATGTTGCTTGAAACCGTAATCGCATAAGGTACGCCTGACGGGATAGACTGCTCTCCAGATTGCAGCGATACAGTACGAATATGTTTTGTTCTTCTCGCAGGCACCTCTGCCACAATATTTTCAAGCGGTTCCCTGTCTTCAAAATAGATTGTGATATTCAGCTCCGCATCCGTTGCACCTGTGTTTAATACACAGATGCTTTCGTGACTCTCCAGTGTGCCGCTGCTCTCCGGTGGGATGTAGCCATCAGGGATAACCCAGTAGGTATGACCTGTGGCGGTCGGATCGTTCTTATGGGTTGATCCGCCTGGGTTGGTCGAGTCCAATGTCATTGAAATATATCCTCCTCAATAATTAAGTTAAAATCGAGTGGGCTCGCACGGCAGTCGCTCCGGTGGACGGATCGGGCTGTGGGCCGCTGTTGGCTCTTCGGCTCATTCGCGGGGAAAAATTCTTAAAATCGGTGGGCTCGCACGGCAGTCGCTCCGGCGGACGGATCGGGCTATGGGCCGCTGTTGGCTCGGGATTTCTATTCATTCCCCCTCAGCAGGGGAAATCCCGCTCCAAAGGCGGACGCTTCGCTCCCTCTTCCCGATTCCGTCCTCCTCCGCTGACGCTCGCCGAACTGATTTTAAAAAATTATTGCCCTCGCTCTTCGCTGGGCAACCTTTTTGTTGGCTCATTACTTCGTTTAACTCGCTACCGTTCTTAAACCCTGAATACTCGCTGAGCTGGCGCTTCGGTGGACGGATCGGGCTATGGGCCGCTGTTGGCTCGGGATTTCTATTCATTCCCCCTCAGCAGGGGAAATCCCGCTCCAAAGGCGGACGCTTCGCTCCCTCTACCCGATTCCGTCCTCCTCCGCTGCTACGCTCGCCGAACTGATTTAAAAATATTATTGGCTTCGCTCTTCGCTGGGCAACTTTTGGCTCGCTCGTTACTTCGTTTAACTCGCTTCGCTTAAATACAGACGCACAGGACTTGAAATCCTGCGGTATTTTATCTCCTAGAGTAGTAAAAACAAGTCCTCTATAACTTCGACAATTACTCACCTACCGCAGATACATCTGCAACGGTTGCAATTTCAACTCGCAGATGGCTTCTGCCACCTGCTGGGCAAGACGGCGGGCACCGCGTTCCTGAAAATGCGTGTTATCCTCCACGCCTGAGGGGAAGTTCACATACTCGCCTGGCAGCACCCACATGAAGTCGTCCTTGGTGCCCTCAACGCCCGCCTCTTCGAACAGAAGACGGCTGCGCTCTGCCAGATCGATCAGCGGGACATCCTCCTCTTCCGCCAGTTCACGTACGGCGATGATATAATCGCCATGCGTATCGGTCAATGTGCCATCATCCGTGAAATAGCGACGATGCACCGGGGTTATGAGCACCGGACGCGCCTTGGCTTCACGGGCAGCATCGATATACTTTTTCAAATATTCCTTATATGTTGTGAATGGGTCGGTTCCACGTTCAGGGTCCGGCTTCTCATCGTTATGTCCAAATTGAATAAACAGAAAATCTTCGGGCTTGATTCGCTCCATAATGGCGCTGAGTCTGCCTTCGTTAATAAAACTGCGGGAACTTCGCCCTGACTGGGCATGATTATCCACTGCCACATCATGTTTAAACTGTGCTGGCAGGAGCTGACCCCAACCGCAATACGGATATCCACTTTCCGGCTGATCTGTAACGGTTGAATCCCCGGCAAGAAATACGGTCATCGTCTGATTCGCAAGGGTAATCTCCATAACATTAATTCTTGGCGCAGCACCGGAGAATGACAGGCGAAGTCTGCCGCCGCGAACAACAACCGAGAATCGCACCTCTGCAAATTGCCCAGGAAGTGTACGAATGGTTGGCAGTACTAGTCTGCCTTCACCAGCTTTAACACGAGTTACGGTCTCAGCCAATTCATCCCCTGCAACAAGCAAAACCTGATAGGTACCATCGGGGACATCCACGACGAAGGATGCTTTGAGCGGAATACAGAAGCCGGAACGCAATCGGGCAGACATGGATGTCTGCCCCGAATTATTATGATGTTGTTTCGTGGAATTCGGCACATCGTCATCTCCGATGCGTTGTTTCTCATACACCAGAGAACCCGCTTCGAACCCGTATGCTCCTCGTTCCTCATATGCGGTTGTTGCAGTTACTTGCAGATAATCCCCTGTCTCATCTGCTCCTCCCGAGTCCGGTCCAAAGTTAAACTTCCAGCTGGTCACGGACACTGCCTGGCCCTCTGCCGCTGCCTCCATGGCAACGGCCTGACTACCCTGAGCTTTATTCAAAAGTGATAACCTCCTTGGTTAACTTTCGTACAACGTTCATTTGGGCGACGATACAAAGATCCGAAGATACAGCGAATGAATCCTGCTTATCCTTTTAATCCACTCGTGCTCATCCCTTGAACAATCTGTTTCTGGAAAATGAAGAACACCGCTACAACCGGTACCAGACTGACAATGGACATCGCGAACATTGCACCCCAGTTGGAAGCAGATTCACTATCCAGGAACATTTTCAGCGCCATCGACACGGTATATTTCTCAGGCGAGTTCAGGTACAATACCGGACCGAGCAGGTCTTCCCATCTCCAGTAGAAGGAGAAAATCGCTGCTGTTGCCAAAGAAGACTTGATGAGCGGCATAATAATCTGGATATACAGTCTGAATTTGTTACAGCCATCGATAGTTGCAGCCTCATCCAATTCCTTCGGAATCGTTCGAATGAACTGTACCATCAGGAAGATGAAGAATGGCATTCCGAAGAATGTAGGTACGACGATTGGAAGAATCGTATTCAGCCAACCCAGCTTCGTGAAGATAATGTATTGCGGAACCAATACCACGTCATGTGGCAGCATCAGCGTCAACATCATAATGGAGAACCAGAAGCTACGACCTTTGAAGCTAAGTCTGGCAAAACCAAAAGCGATCAGCGATGACGATATCACTGCACCGATAGTAGATATAACTACGATTACAAGGGAGTTGGTAATGTAATCCATGAACGGTCTGCCTGCTGTGCCTTTCCAACCGTCCACATAGTTACTCCAGATCCACTTGGTAGGAAACAGGGAATCTGCAGTGACAAAGATCGTACGGCTTTCCTTGAAGGAACTGAAGAGCATCCAAAGTACAGGATAGAGCATCAGGAGGGCAAGAGCTGCAACGAACAGGTGATAAATGGGCCATTTCACATTTCTCCAAACCATCGTTACTTCCCTCCTTCAGATTCGTAGAATACCCAGTACTTGGATGTCAGGAACACAGCTACCGTGAGCATACCAATCATAATGAGCATGATCCAGGCCATTGCCGAAGCATAACCCATGTTGTTAAACATAAAGGCCTGACGGAACAGATACAGGGAGTACAGCATAGTACCATCCATTGGACCGCCTTCGCCTTTGGAGATAATGTAAGCAGGTACGAAGGTCATGAATGCTCCAATCGTCTGCATAATCATATTGAACAGGACGATTGGGCTAAGGAGCGGCAAGGTGATGCTGAAAAATTTCCGTACAGGATTCGCACCATCCACGCCTGCGGCCTCATACATCTCAGGGGAGATATTTTTGAGACCCGCCAGGAAGATCAGCATGGAAGAACCAAACTGCCACACAGACAGGGATATTAGCATAACCAGGGACGCATTCGGGTCACCGAACCAGCTGATAGGCCCGATCCCAATTGCCGTTAGAGCACTATTGATGACACCCTCATTACTGAAGAGGTTACGCCACATAATGGATACAGCCACACTACCACCGATAATGGAGGGCAGGTAATACAACGTCCGGTACGTTCCAATCATACGAGAGCCAGTGTTCAGGACCATCGCTACGAAGAGGGCAAAGATCAATCTTAACGGTACCCCAATGAATACATACAAGAACGTCACTTTGACTGAGTTCCAATATTTTGGATCATCAAAAAACATTTTGGTGTAGTTATCGAGCCCAATCCACCGTGGAGAAGTGAACAGGTTATAACTCGTGAACGACATATATAAGGAAACAAACATGGGGATGAGTGTGAAGCCCAGGAATCCAATAATAAACGGGCTTATGAACGCATATCCGGTTAAGTTTCTACGTAACGACGAATACTGCCTCAATGGAACGAACCTCCTTCATGGATCAGCTTGCTTTCTCATCCTTGCTTCGGTCATCTGGACGGGGAAAGGCCCTCGCATTTGCGAGTAGCCCCATTCCCGACCATCCCTGCAGTGGGACGAGCAAGTCATCATTCAACTGTTATTTATTGTTCGCTAGAACAGATTCGGCGTTCTTGCGGAATGTTTCTGCTGCCTGTTCAGGTGTGATTTTGCCAAAGTTCAACTCTTCAACTACATCTGCCAGCGCAGAGATTACTTCAGGTGAACCAACCGGTGGCGGAGGACTCATTGGTGAAGCCTTAGGCTCCATGGCTGCTACGAATTCAAAGACCTGTTTTGTTGCGTCACTCAGCTCAGGTGCGATGGCTTCTTTGATGGCTCCTGAGATAGGCACACCGCGCTCCCCTTTGATCAGTTTGTTGGCTTCCACGTCATTCACCCAGAAATCAATGAACTTAGCCGCTTCTTCCTTCACTTTGGAGTTGGACGTTACACCCCAGTACATACTTGGTTGCATATAAAGGCCTTTTTCCATATCCGGTCCTGGCATTGGAGCGATTGCGAGCGGACGGTTCGCTACCTGTTGCAAGGCTACAAACTGGTTGGACCATTGCCAGACGCCAATTCCTTTTTCCTTCACGAGATCTGATTCCTCAATAATGCCTTTGGTTTGGTTGGCTACATCCGGTGTAGGTGCTGCGCCCTGTTCAATCATACGGCGCATAAGTCCGAAGAACTCCACAAACAATTGGTCATCATCATAACCAAGACCTGTTCCTTCCGCATTGTACAGCGACAATCCTTTGGTACGCAGGAAGTAATGGAAGAAGATATCCGGAGCTACTCCTCCATCCAGATACAGTCCTTTTTCTGCGGTTTGTTTACCCAATGCTTCGTACGATTCCCAGGTCATATTGTCAGGGATGGCATCCACGCCTGCCTTTTTAAGCAACGCCGGATCATATTGGAAGCCCAGAACGTTAACACCGGCAGGTACACCGTATTGTTTGCCGTTTATGACACCTGTGCTAATGACATTTTCGGACACATCATCCACTTTGATCTGGTTGCCCAGATAAGGTGCGAGATCCTCAAGCTGACCATTCTGTGCATATTGGCTGATGTAGGAAATATCCATCTGAACGATGTCAGGCAACTGATTTGCCGCTGCTTGTGGTGCGAGTTTTTTCCAGTAGTCATCAAATGAAGCATATTCCACATCGATTTTGACATTCGGGTTTTTCGATTTGTAAAGGTCGATGACCTTCTGTGTATATTCATGCCGTGTATCCGAGCCCCACCAAGCGATCCGCAGGGTAACCGATCCATCCGATGATCCCTGTTCACTGCCTCCACCTGAACTACACGCCGCCGTAAAAACGAGCAATGCAGCCATCATCAGGAATATTGCCTTTTTCACCATGCCAATCTCCCCTTTTATGTTGATATGGTTGTGTGAACGAGTTATCCTTTTTATTCGTGATAACGCTTTCACAAACTTGTTAATGTCATTTTCGCAAATGTACGACCAGAGTTGAATACACAAAACCGTCTTGTTGGTTCAAAAAACAGAGGAGGACAACAGGCTCCTCTCGGCGCTGTCCGTCCTCCCCAGTCATGACTCTCATGATTGGTAGTCCATTGTTATATGCCAAACCTGCGGAATTCCGTAGGTGTCATACCGGTCCACTTTTTGAACACCTGGCTGAAATACTGCGAGTTGCCCCCGAAACCGAACAATTCAGCAAGCTCGAATACTTTCACATCTCCGCCTCTGCGAATATGGTCACATGCGCGTTCAATGCGCAGACGATTTACGTAGTTGGAGAAATTCTCTCCTGTGACTTTTTTGAAAATCTTGCCCAGGTAATCCGGATTCATATACAACATCTGATGAGCGACTCCATTCAGAGAGAGATCCGCCTCTCCATAATGACGATCCACGATATCCATCATCTTCTCCACGGCGGAAGACTGGCGACTGATATGGTTTTTGTAATAACCGGAAGTTAGCCGGGCTGCACTGCTTGCAACGAAAGACTTCAAACCAGACAACGTATCGATATGAGGCAGTTCTGCCATGCGTTGGGTGAATTCCGTTGCCTCCTCGGGCGGACAGACATGAACCATTGCCGAGTAGAGCTGCACTACATAAGAGCGAGTCACCTCAATCTCCAGCTGCTGGCGTGATAATAGATCAAACAGACGATCCACCTCGACCGCTGTCTCCTCGGTATTGCCCGATTTGATCAACAGACACAGTTGCTCCGCATCCTGTTCTACATGCACGCCGTCGCATTCTCCGGCCAGAACCAGATCGTTCTTCGTAATCAGCTTGCCTTCACCGATAAAAAAGCGATGGTTCAGGTACTGCAATGCCTCACGAAACAACCGCCGGGACTCGATCATTCGATCTGGCTCACTCAGCGCAGCGGTCACTTCCAATTTGTATAGTCTGGTAAATGCGGCCCGAACCTCTTCAATGCTTTCTTTCAGTTCAGTCGGGTCAGCTGAATCTGCAAGCAGAATCAGGAGTTTGCCTTCAATGGTTGTGCTTAACAGGACATGTGGGAGCAGGTCACTGGCAATGTTTTTGATCGCAAATAAGTGACTGTAATCATGTTCATCCACGATTCGGAACAGCAGCAGCCGCACTGTATTCTCTTCAAGCTCCAGATCGAACAGCTTCTGATAATACTCCAGATCAACCGGCCCATAGGTGCGGTTGGTCATGAACTCCAGCAGAAATTGCTCCTTCACATGCGGAAGGACACGCTGCAATCGCTGTTTCATCTCACCGGCAACATGCTCCTTCACCTGAGCATCCTGATGTTCCTGCAACAATTCAGTTAACGCATCATGGATCTGATTCTCATTGCAGGGTTTGAGCAAATAATGCTTCACACCGTATTGCATCGCTCTGCGGGCGTATTCGAACTCCTTGTAGCCAGATAACATGATGAAACGAACTCCCGGGTAGGCTTCAGATGCCTTCTCTATGAGTCCGAGACCATCCAGACCTGGCATGGAAATATCCGTGATGATAATATCCGGTCTCGACTGTCCAATTTTGTCCAATGCCTCGATCCCGTTCCTCGCCGTTCCCACCAATTCCGTACCTGCCGCGGCCCAATCGACCACTTGGGAAATCCCTTCCAGAATGACACGTTCATCATCTACGAGCATCACTTTGTACATCGTCATCGTCCTCTCTGATCCAAGGTATGCTGATCGATACTACAGTTCCTGATCCGGGCTTGCTGCTCATCACCATTCCACCTTCATCGCCGAAGGTCAGTCTGATTCGTTCCTGAATGTTAGATAACCCAATGCCCTGTCCTCTTGTCTGAATACGTCCTTCATGCAGTTGTTCCAGGAATTCCGGTGTCATTCCCGGGCCATCGTCCTCGACTTCAATCATCACCTTATCTCCATCTGCTCTCGCCCGAATACGGATACGGCAAGGGTCAATGCTTGGTTCGAGTGCATAATGTATGGCGTTCTCCACCAA
Protein-coding sequences here:
- a CDS encoding sugar ABC transporter permease, giving the protein MRQYSSLRRNLTGYAFISPFIIGFLGFTLIPMFVSLYMSFTSYNLFTSPRWIGLDNYTKMFFDDPKYWNSVKVTFLYVFIGVPLRLIFALFVAMVLNTGSRMIGTYRTLYYLPSIIGGSVAVSIMWRNLFSNEGVINSALTAIGIGPISWFGDPNASLVMLISLSVWQFGSSMLIFLAGLKNISPEMYEAAGVDGANPVRKFFSITLPLLSPIVLFNMIMQTIGAFMTFVPAYIISKGEGGPMDGTMLYSLYLFRQAFMFNNMGYASAMAWIMLIMIGMLTVAVFLTSKYWVFYESEGGK
- a CDS encoding carbohydrate ABC transporter permease produces the protein MVWRNVKWPIYHLFVAALALLMLYPVLWMLFSSFKESRTIFVTADSLFPTKWIWSNYVDGWKGTAGRPFMDYITNSLVIVVISTIGAVISSSLIAFGFARLSFKGRSFWFSIMMLTLMLPHDVVLVPQYIIFTKLGWLNTILPIVVPTFFGMPFFIFLMVQFIRTIPKELDEAATIDGCNKFRLYIQIIMPLIKSSLATAAIFSFYWRWEDLLGPVLYLNSPEKYTVSMALKMFLDSESASNWGAMFAMSIVSLVPVVAVFFIFQKQIVQGMSTSGLKG
- a CDS encoding rhamnogalacturonan acetylesterase — translated: MNKAQGSQAVAMEAAAEGQAVSVTSWKFNFGPDSGGADETGDYLQVTATTAYEERGAYGFEAGSLVYEKQRIGDDDVPNSTKQHHNNSGQTSMSARLRSGFCIPLKASFVVDVPDGTYQVLLVAGDELAETVTRVKAGEGRLVLPTIRTLPGQFAEVRFSVVVRGGRLRLSFSGAAPRINVMEITLANQTMTVFLAGDSTVTDQPESGYPYCGWGQLLPAQFKHDVAVDNHAQSGRSSRSFINEGRLSAIMERIKPEDFLFIQFGHNDEKPDPERGTDPFTTYKEYLKKYIDAAREAKARPVLITPVHRRYFTDDGTLTDTHGDYIIAVRELAEEEDVPLIDLAERSRLLFEEAGVEGTKDDFMWVLPGEYVNFPSGVEDNTHFQERGARRLAQQVAEAICELKLQPLQMYLR
- a CDS encoding Ger(x)C family spore germination protein; this encodes MIRWTSMSGLLAGCLILLTGCWDSKEVQSINFITAIGIDYVDNQYIAYAQLIDFSSIAKQETPTSRETRDMWIGRGEGTTLSMAINDLYETSQQQTLWTHVKAIVLSKNALDGKLEDIFNTLLHSGQLRYTPWIYATEQDIPEVLSPSALLNQSAQTIELFEPMRLYKQHSSYEPIRLHHLLDGLREPASVILLPSVSTRNETWFNGDKNPPLVRMDGFYVISQGKSQGRVAGADADGTRYVNYERVHHYPLYVYGNGRKTPDLTLMLRNPKTRIKAKKQGDGVTFNLVTTVKSSIIEDHGAPRTPHAMELEAEKQIKSQIRDTFEKTKARKIDSYGLVEHLYRNNLPLWQEFAKRDDPLERFKLGKVEVHVDILNASTYRYSN
- a CDS encoding sugar ABC transporter substrate-binding protein — its product is MVKKAIFLMMAALLVFTAACSSGGGSEQGSSDGSVTLRIAWWGSDTRHEYTQKVIDLYKSKNPNVKIDVEYASFDDYWKKLAPQAAANQLPDIVQMDISYISQYAQNGQLEDLAPYLGNQIKVDDVSENVISTGVINGKQYGVPAGVNVLGFQYDPALLKKAGVDAIPDNMTWESYEALGKQTAEKGLYLDGGVAPDIFFHYFLRTKGLSLYNAEGTGLGYDDDQLFVEFFGLMRRMIEQGAAPTPDVANQTKGIIEESDLVKEKGIGVWQWSNQFVALQQVANRPLAIAPMPGPDMEKGLYMQPSMYWGVTSNSKVKEEAAKFIDFWVNDVEANKLIKGERGVPISGAIKEAIAPELSDATKQVFEFVAAMEPKASPMSPPPPVGSPEVISALADVVEELNFGKITPEQAAETFRKNAESVLANNK
- a CDS encoding sensory rhodopsin transducer, which produces MTLDSTNPGGSTHKNDPTATGHTYWVIPDGYIPPESSGTLESHESICVLNTGATDAELNITIYFEDREPLENIVAEVPARRTKHIRTVSLQSGEQSIPSGVPYAITVSSNIPVIIQYSRLDTTQPELALMSVMAYPLE
- a CDS encoding response regulator, yielding MYKVMLVDDERVILEGISQVVDWAAAGTELVGTARNGIEALDKIGQSRPDIIITDISMPGLDGLGLIEKASEAYPGVRFIMLSGYKEFEYARRAMQYGVKHYLLKPCNENQIHDALTELLQEHQDAQVKEHVAGEMKQRLQRVLPHVKEQFLLEFMTNRTYGPVDLEYYQKLFDLELEENTVRLLLFRIVDEHDYSHLFAIKNIASDLLPHVLLSTTIEGKLLILLADSADPTELKESIEEVRAAFTRLYKLEVTAALSEPDRMIESRRLFREALQYLNHRFFIGEGKLITKNDLVLAGECDGVHVEQDAEQLCLLIKSGNTEETAVEVDRLFDLLSRQQLEIEVTRSYVVQLYSAMVHVCPPEEATEFTQRMAELPHIDTLSGLKSFVASSAARLTSGYYKNHISRQSSAVEKMMDIVDRHYGEADLSLNGVAHQMLYMNPDYLGKIFKKVTGENFSNYVNRLRIERACDHIRRGGDVKVFELAELFGFGGNSQYFSQVFKKWTGMTPTEFRRFGI